Proteins encoded in a region of the Streptomyces sp. NBC_00310 genome:
- a CDS encoding IclR family transcriptional regulator, with translation MTTDALPSPGTAPRPAAPPGTARSAPDRLLAVLAAFDHDHPALSLTDISRRAGLTLTTAHRLVGALTEWGALERDTDGIYHVGLRLWELAALAPRGLALRQIALPYLEDLYEATHENVQLAVRDGDEVVYIEWLSGRSAVGVHIRVGARWPLHATGVGLALLAHGDPSSQETYCQGPLTSFTPYTITDASRLRRTLAEVRRTGVAVSSRQVTEDALSVAAPVRGPGGAVVAAVSVVVPQAGAQVPVLTPAVRVAARGISRALGWRPDEPRRGP, from the coding sequence ATGACCACCGACGCACTGCCGTCGCCGGGGACGGCACCCCGGCCGGCCGCGCCGCCGGGCACCGCCCGGTCCGCCCCGGACCGGCTGCTCGCCGTGCTGGCCGCCTTCGACCACGACCACCCGGCGCTCTCCCTGACCGACATCAGCCGCCGGGCCGGGCTGACCCTCACCACGGCCCACCGCCTGGTGGGCGCGCTCACCGAGTGGGGCGCCCTGGAGCGGGACACGGACGGGATCTACCACGTCGGGCTCAGGCTCTGGGAGCTCGCGGCGCTGGCCCCGCGCGGTCTCGCGCTGCGCCAGATCGCGCTGCCGTACCTGGAGGACCTGTACGAGGCGACGCACGAGAACGTGCAGCTCGCGGTCCGCGACGGCGACGAGGTCGTCTACATCGAGTGGCTCTCCGGACGCTCGGCCGTCGGCGTCCACATCCGGGTCGGTGCCCGCTGGCCGCTGCACGCCACGGGCGTGGGCCTGGCGCTCCTCGCGCACGGCGACCCGTCGTCCCAGGAGACCTACTGCCAGGGGCCGTTGACCTCCTTCACGCCGTACACCATCACCGACGCGTCCCGGTTGCGCCGCACCCTCGCCGAAGTCCGGCGCACGGGCGTGGCGGTGAGCAGTCGTCAGGTCACCGAGGACGCGCTCTCGGTGGCCGCCCCGGTGCGGGGTCCGGGCGGGGCCGTGGTGGCCGCCGTGTCGGTCGTGGTACCCCAAGCAGGCGCGCAGGTACCGGTGTTGACACCCGCTGTACGGGTGGCGGCACGGGGGATCTCGCGCGCGCTGGGCTGGCGGCCGGACGAACCCCGCCGGGGGCCCTGA
- a CDS encoding helix-turn-helix domain-containing protein: protein MSACTESERFAACLRSLKERSGLSYAALAAKAGTSGSSVHRYCLGSSVPQDYGTVHRLAVACGASPEELRTLHRFWAVADAARDPGPTDPGPTGPGPMDQERTGPERTGPERTGPERTGPERTEPTTSPEPELALLEPVIGPPEPSHGSGAVGRRRRRIRAGIAVGLAVLFLGGMAWNLPSLGPAEGSEGGPGQVAGERPKEDGRPLFTSGCREVVAMGQHDTCVREVQRLLHAKGAVIDVDGDFGPQTLRRVTAFQVLAGIDPPNGVVGDSTKRALYRSGARMDTWTQDEVRRRIRACSPRHRTARSRSPTASPSSTPPHILPNTNGTRNWGLFQISDARLKELGGTPGKALDPEWNIHAAKRLWSRDRGFGDWPHCDRAFRGSPSPSPSP from the coding sequence GTGTCTGCGTGCACGGAGTCCGAGCGGTTCGCCGCCTGTTTGCGCTCGCTCAAGGAGCGATCGGGACTCAGTTACGCGGCGCTCGCCGCGAAGGCCGGAACAAGTGGGTCCAGCGTGCACCGCTACTGCCTGGGCAGTTCGGTACCGCAGGACTACGGCACCGTCCACCGCCTCGCGGTGGCCTGCGGCGCCAGCCCGGAGGAGCTACGGACGCTGCACCGCTTCTGGGCCGTGGCGGACGCCGCCCGGGATCCGGGGCCGACGGATCCGGGGCCGACAGGGCCGGGGCCCATGGATCAGGAGCGCACCGGGCCCGAGCGCACCGGGCCCGAGCGCACCGGGCCCGAGCGCACCGGGCCCGAGCGCACGGAGCCGACGACGTCGCCGGAACCGGAACTCGCCCTGCTGGAACCGGTCATCGGGCCGCCGGAGCCCTCGCACGGTTCCGGGGCCGTGGGCCGGAGGCGTCGACGGATCCGCGCCGGCATCGCCGTCGGCCTGGCGGTGCTGTTCCTCGGCGGGATGGCGTGGAACCTGCCGTCGCTCGGCCCGGCCGAGGGAAGCGAAGGCGGCCCCGGCCAAGTCGCCGGGGAACGCCCGAAGGAGGACGGCCGGCCGCTCTTCACGTCCGGGTGCCGGGAGGTGGTGGCCATGGGCCAGCACGACACCTGCGTGCGCGAGGTGCAACGACTGCTGCACGCCAAGGGCGCGGTGATCGACGTGGACGGTGACTTCGGGCCGCAGACCCTGCGCCGGGTGACCGCCTTCCAGGTGTTGGCGGGGATAGATCCGCCCAACGGTGTGGTCGGCGACTCCACCAAGCGGGCGCTCTACCGGTCCGGGGCGCGCATGGACACCTGGACGCAGGACGAGGTGCGGCGGCGCATCCGCGCGTGTTCACCGAGGCACCGGACCGCGCGGTCGCGATCGCCGACTGCCAGTCCTTCCTCGACCCCCCCGCACATCCTGCCGAACACCAACGGAACCCGGAACTGGGGCCTGTTCCAGATATCCGACGCCCGTCTGAAGGAGCTGGGCGGCACGCCTGGCAAGGCGCTCGATCCGGAGTGGAACATCCACGCGGCCAAGCGGTTGTGGAGCCGGGACCGGGGCTTCGGTGACTGGCCCCACTGCGATCGGGCGTTCCGCGGCAGCCCCAGCCCCAGCCCCTCGCCGTAG
- a CDS encoding PHP domain-containing protein, translated as MSNPSDISDTYERQLPTWADPSVSPADLDPQGVSRRGLLRGAGLFGAAFAMGAGGSLAAPASAASRPYGGDDPRLAYLVGDHHIHTVYSHDAKYTFSQLAAAGAEYGLDWMVFTEHSNFGHADFGAALEHQEVLRARAENPRQLIFQGLEWYIPAAEHCTVFTTPGRHEVDLLTRFERDYDGKLLGYTDGSVGGADTARNETHAVKAIKWLAQQRRSGYVDDVLVLANHPLRLGIDSPHELRGWRDAAPEIMIGMEGAPGAQGAAIPGWRGATAVRGEYENKPSAQSWPGYPAEAFLTYGGFDWSTATVGGLWDAMLAEGKLFSITTNSDAHRIVFDTWKNGDWPAGQNFDNTGRLPDPVNTDTPQPGSDFWPGQFSRTHVGVTRYGYGSVMAGLRAGRVWLDHGHLLDGLDVRVKRDRDDGRGVTLGGRLRVRKGEKLTLNVTVTTASRANPQGILPELAHVDVIRGAVRGPVTDRDAWQAPDTKVVHTRDVSGREGTYTLRVPITAGDESFYLRLRGSDGNRNGTGYLGASVDPHGPIPHEPGDGDPWKDTWFYSNPVFVDVG; from the coding sequence ATGTCCAATCCATCTGACATATCCGACACCTACGAGCGACAACTGCCCACCTGGGCCGATCCGTCCGTCTCCCCCGCCGACCTCGACCCGCAGGGCGTGTCGCGCCGCGGACTCCTGCGCGGTGCGGGCCTGTTCGGCGCCGCCTTCGCGATGGGCGCCGGCGGCTCCCTGGCGGCACCGGCCTCCGCCGCTTCCCGCCCCTACGGGGGCGACGACCCGCGGCTCGCCTACCTCGTCGGCGACCACCACATCCACACCGTCTACAGCCACGACGCCAAGTACACGTTCTCCCAACTGGCCGCGGCGGGCGCCGAGTACGGGCTCGACTGGATGGTGTTCACCGAGCACTCCAACTTCGGGCACGCCGACTTCGGGGCCGCACTGGAACACCAGGAGGTCCTCAGGGCCCGGGCCGAGAACCCGCGGCAGCTGATCTTCCAGGGTCTGGAGTGGTACATCCCGGCCGCCGAGCACTGCACCGTCTTCACGACCCCGGGCCGGCACGAGGTCGACCTCCTCACCCGCTTCGAGCGCGACTACGACGGCAAGCTGCTGGGCTACACGGACGGTTCCGTGGGCGGCGCGGACACCGCCCGTAACGAGACGCACGCCGTCAAGGCGATCAAGTGGCTTGCCCAGCAACGGCGTTCGGGCTACGTCGACGACGTGCTGGTCCTCGCCAACCACCCCCTGCGCCTCGGCATCGACTCCCCGCACGAGCTGCGCGGCTGGCGGGACGCTGCCCCCGAGATCATGATCGGCATGGAGGGCGCGCCCGGCGCCCAGGGCGCGGCGATCCCCGGCTGGCGGGGCGCGACCGCGGTGCGCGGGGAGTACGAGAACAAGCCGTCCGCCCAGTCCTGGCCCGGTTACCCGGCGGAGGCATTCCTCACGTACGGCGGTTTCGACTGGTCGACGGCGACCGTGGGCGGCCTCTGGGACGCCATGCTCGCCGAGGGCAAGCTGTTCTCGATCACCACCAACTCGGACGCCCACCGGATCGTCTTCGACACCTGGAAGAACGGCGACTGGCCGGCCGGGCAGAACTTCGACAACACCGGCAGGCTGCCCGACCCGGTGAACACCGACACCCCGCAGCCCGGCAGCGACTTCTGGCCCGGGCAGTTCAGCCGCACCCACGTGGGCGTCACCCGCTACGGCTACGGGTCGGTGATGGCGGGCCTGCGGGCGGGCCGCGTCTGGCTCGACCACGGCCATCTGCTCGACGGCCTCGACGTCCGCGTCAAGCGGGACCGCGACGACGGACGCGGCGTCACCCTGGGCGGCCGGCTGCGTGTCCGCAAGGGCGAGAAGCTCACCCTGAACGTGACGGTGACGACCGCCTCCCGTGCCAACCCCCAGGGAATCCTGCCGGAGTTGGCCCACGTCGACGTCATCCGGGGTGCGGTGCGCGGTCCGGTGACCGACCGGGACGCCTGGCAGGCCCCCGACACGAAGGTCGTGCACACCAGGGACGTCAGCGGCCGCGAGGGCACGTACACCCTCCGCGTCCCGATCACGGCCGGGGACGAGTCCTTCTACCTCCGGCTGCGGGGCAGCGACGGCAACAGGAACGGCACGGGTTACCTGGGCGCGTCCGTCGATCCGCACGGTCCGATCCCGCACGAGCCGGGCGACGGCGATCCCTGGAAGGACACCTGGTTCTACTCGAACCCCGTGTTCGTGGACGTCGGTTGA
- a CDS encoding sulfatase-like hydrolase/transferase has translation MSSRRRFLAGTAAVGATGAAAGCVAHEGREAGVREAAAPEVSRPSAPVVPAARTPSRRPNFVVVLADDLGYGELGSYGQKLIDTPRLDALAAEGLRFTDAYAAAPVCAPSRCSLLTGLHSGHATVRENPWGPGGQGALTERDFTFAEALRALGYRTALIGKWGFGPERPNQPSHPNSRGFDQFYGYLTHKHAHEYYPTYLWDNGEKRDIPENRDGAREIYAPDLIEDRALGFVDAHKDQPFLLFLAPTVPHAPSRAPRLGAYADEPWTRPNRAHAAQVTGLDTLVGTIVDRLKTHGIDRRTVVLVTSDNGPHEEGGTDPDLFDGNGPLRGYKRNLYEGGIRVPLIAWSPQRVPAGTTDRPTPLTDLLPTLAELAGAPAPSDIDGLSAAPLLRAGGAEAARHGHLYFYRNHSGVTGRADRVDGGRARRLAEAVRRGDLKAVRFAPGQDREVPDDRWEVELYDLARDPGERNDLAAARPAQADALVGLMRSSWVDDYRRKPYGVTLQVAYESGKFLVTAHFANGSARPWTAARLALTAPNSWQVRDLGTVTTDRIRPGGRFAARWEVTPAADTAQGWLTARGTATHAGAAVTYTAQAPARK, from the coding sequence ATGTCCAGCCGCCGTCGTTTTCTCGCCGGTACCGCCGCCGTCGGCGCGACCGGGGCGGCGGCCGGATGCGTCGCGCACGAGGGACGCGAGGCCGGTGTCCGCGAAGCCGCCGCTCCCGAGGTGAGCCGGCCGTCCGCGCCGGTCGTGCCCGCCGCCCGGACCCCGTCACGGCGGCCGAACTTCGTCGTCGTCCTCGCCGACGACCTCGGCTACGGCGAACTCGGCTCCTACGGCCAGAAGCTGATCGACACCCCGCGCCTGGACGCCCTGGCCGCCGAGGGGCTGCGCTTCACCGACGCCTATGCCGCCGCCCCGGTCTGCGCCCCCTCCCGCTGCTCCCTCCTCACCGGGCTGCACAGCGGCCACGCCACCGTCCGCGAGAACCCCTGGGGCCCGGGCGGCCAGGGCGCGCTCACCGAGCGGGACTTCACGTTCGCGGAGGCCCTGCGCGCCCTCGGCTACCGCACCGCGCTCATCGGCAAATGGGGCTTCGGCCCCGAGCGTCCGAACCAGCCGAGCCACCCCAACTCCCGGGGTTTCGACCAGTTCTACGGCTATCTCACGCACAAGCACGCGCACGAGTACTACCCGACGTACCTGTGGGACAACGGCGAGAAGCGGGACATCCCCGAGAACCGGGACGGCGCCCGCGAGATCTACGCCCCCGACCTCATCGAGGACCGGGCGCTCGGCTTCGTCGACGCCCACAAGGACCAGCCGTTCCTGCTGTTCCTCGCCCCGACCGTGCCGCACGCCCCGAGCCGTGCCCCGAGGCTCGGCGCGTACGCCGACGAGCCCTGGACCCGGCCGAACAGGGCGCACGCCGCCCAGGTCACCGGCCTGGACACCCTCGTCGGCACCATCGTGGACCGGCTGAAAACGCACGGCATCGACCGGCGCACCGTCGTCCTCGTCACCAGCGACAACGGCCCGCACGAGGAGGGCGGCACCGACCCCGACCTCTTCGACGGCAACGGCCCGCTGCGCGGCTACAAGCGCAACCTGTACGAGGGCGGCATCCGCGTCCCCCTCATCGCCTGGTCCCCGCAGCGCGTCCCGGCCGGCACCACCGACCGGCCGACCCCGCTGACCGACCTGCTGCCGACCCTCGCCGAACTCGCGGGCGCGCCCGCCCCGTCGGACATCGACGGGCTCTCCGCGGCACCGCTGCTGCGCGCCGGCGGCGCCGAGGCCGCGCGCCACGGCCATCTGTACTTCTACCGCAACCACAGCGGCGTCACCGGCCGCGCCGACCGGGTCGACGGAGGCCGGGCCCGGCGGCTGGCCGAGGCGGTGCGGCGCGGCGACCTCAAAGCGGTGAGGTTCGCACCCGGCCAGGACCGTGAGGTGCCCGACGACCGGTGGGAGGTCGAGCTGTACGACCTCGCCCGGGACCCCGGTGAGCGGAACGACCTCGCGGCGGCGCGGCCCGCCCAGGCCGACGCGCTGGTGGGGCTGATGCGGTCCTCCTGGGTCGACGACTACCGGCGCAAGCCCTACGGCGTCACCCTCCAAGTGGCTTACGAAAGCGGGAAGTTCCTCGTCACCGCGCACTTCGCCAACGGCTCCGCCCGACCCTGGACCGCCGCCCGTCTCGCCCTCACCGCGCCGAACAGCTGGCAGGTGCGCGACCTCGGCACGGTCACCACGGACCGCATCCGGCCCGGTGGCCGGTTCGCCGCCCGCTGGGAGGTCACCCCGGCCGCGGACACCGCCCAGGGGTGGCTCACGGCCCGGGGCACCGCCACGCACGCGGGGGCCGCGGTGACGTACACGGCGCAGGCACCGGCCAGGAAGTAG
- a CDS encoding MarR family winged helix-turn-helix transcriptional regulator, translating to MRGLHADTGYLLYRLGLRSGQLFNSSLQESGLRLRHYALLRFLATSPGVLQRELSASLGYDPSAIVGLVDDLEKLGFAERRPSPDDRRSRIIVLTEDGRSFLRDTDEAGQRVTNELLEPLDATERDTLHVLLQKVAEAGLG from the coding sequence ATGCGCGGACTGCACGCGGACACGGGCTATCTGCTGTACCGCCTGGGCCTGCGGTCCGGGCAGCTGTTCAACTCCTCCCTCCAGGAGTCGGGCCTGCGGCTGCGGCACTACGCGCTGCTGCGCTTCCTGGCCACCTCCCCGGGCGTGCTCCAGCGGGAGCTGAGCGCGTCGCTCGGCTACGACCCGAGCGCGATCGTCGGTCTGGTGGACGACCTGGAGAAGCTGGGCTTCGCCGAGCGGCGACCCTCCCCCGACGACCGCCGCAGCCGGATCATCGTCCTGACCGAGGACGGCCGGTCCTTCCTCCGCGACACCGACGAGGCCGGGCAGCGCGTCACGAACGAACTGCTGGAGCCCCTGGACGCCACCGAGCGGGACACGCTCCACGTGCTGCTGCAGAAGGTCGCCGAAGCCGGACTGGGGTGA
- a CDS encoding MaoC family dehydratase, whose translation MGITVNGIDELKKLAGSDLGTSEWIEVTQERINTFADATGDHQWIHVDPEKAAEGPFGAPIAHGYLTLSLFIPLFTELLDVEGVSTKVNYGLNKVRFPSPVKVGSKIRLVGRLASVEDVPGGVQITVDGTIEIEGAPKPAAVLQSLSRFYA comes from the coding sequence ATGGGCATCACCGTGAACGGCATCGACGAACTCAAGAAGCTCGCCGGCAGCGACCTCGGCACCAGTGAGTGGATCGAGGTCACCCAGGAGCGCATCAACACGTTCGCCGACGCGACCGGGGACCACCAGTGGATCCACGTCGACCCGGAGAAGGCCGCGGAGGGCCCCTTCGGCGCGCCGATCGCCCACGGCTATCTGACCCTGTCGCTGTTCATCCCGCTGTTCACCGAGCTGCTGGACGTCGAGGGCGTCTCGACGAAGGTCAACTACGGCCTGAACAAGGTGCGTTTCCCCTCCCCGGTGAAGGTCGGCTCGAAGATTCGCCTGGTGGGCAGGCTGGCCTCGGTGGAGGACGTACCGGGCGGCGTGCAGATCACCGTCGACGGCACGATCGAGATCGAGGGCGCCCCCAAGCCGGCGGCCGTGCTGCAGAGCCTGTCCCGGTTCTACGCCTGA
- a CDS encoding SDR family NAD(P)-dependent oxidoreductase, producing the protein MPSIDLTGKVAVVTGSGRGLGLAYAQALAAAGASVVVNDIDEAVAEAAVKSITEAGGRAVAEVVPVGTTEAADRLVGRAVEEFGRLDILVTNAGILRDKVLWKMSDDDFDAVITTHLKGTFTCARAAAIRMREQGEGGSLILVGSPAGQRGNFGQTNYAAAKAGIAAFARTWAMELGRANITVNAIVPVAATAMTETIPVFAPYVEALREGKPFPDFLRKGEGFGTPEDCAALVPFLASEAARGVTGQAIGIGGDKVALWSHPQEIKTAYANGGWTPEALADVWPTSLGAEPQTVGVPAPKIPEA; encoded by the coding sequence GTGCCCAGCATCGATCTCACCGGCAAGGTAGCCGTCGTCACGGGCAGTGGCCGTGGCCTCGGCCTGGCCTACGCACAGGCCCTCGCCGCCGCCGGCGCCTCCGTCGTCGTCAACGACATCGACGAGGCCGTGGCCGAAGCCGCCGTGAAGTCCATCACCGAGGCGGGCGGCAGGGCCGTGGCCGAGGTGGTCCCGGTCGGTACGACCGAGGCGGCCGACCGGCTGGTGGGCCGCGCGGTGGAGGAGTTCGGACGGCTCGACATCCTGGTCACCAACGCGGGCATCCTGCGCGACAAGGTGTTGTGGAAGATGTCCGACGACGACTTCGACGCGGTGATCACCACCCACCTCAAGGGCACCTTCACCTGCGCCCGCGCCGCCGCGATCCGTATGCGCGAGCAGGGCGAGGGCGGCTCCCTGATCCTCGTCGGCTCCCCGGCCGGCCAGCGCGGCAACTTCGGCCAGACCAACTACGCCGCCGCCAAGGCCGGCATCGCGGCCTTCGCCCGCACCTGGGCGATGGAGCTGGGCCGCGCGAACATCACCGTCAACGCGATCGTCCCGGTCGCCGCCACCGCGATGACCGAGACCATCCCGGTCTTCGCCCCGTACGTGGAGGCCCTGCGCGAGGGCAAGCCGTTCCCCGACTTCCTGCGCAAGGGCGAGGGCTTCGGTACCCCCGAGGACTGCGCGGCCCTCGTCCCGTTCCTCGCCTCCGAGGCGGCGCGCGGGGTCACCGGCCAGGCCATCGGCATCGGCGGCGACAAGGTGGCACTCTGGTCGCACCCGCAGGAGATCAAGACGGCGTATGCGAACGGCGGCTGGACCCCCGAGGCCCTCGCCGACGTCTGGCCGACCTCGCTGGGTGCCGAGCCGCAGACCGTGGGCGTCCCCGCCCCGAAGATCCCGGAGGCGTGA
- a CDS encoding amidohydrolase family protein, giving the protein MNVDELVAIDVHTHAEVSSKKGTSSLDDELHDASSAYFKVEGKRKPTLEETAAYYRERKMAAVIFTVDAESATGTEPVPNEEVAEAAAANADVLIPFASIDPFRGKAGVKQARRLVEEYGVKGFKFHPSVQGFFPNDRAVAYALYEVIEETGTIALFHTGQTGIGAGVPGGGGIRLKYSNPLHVDDVAADFPHLKIILAHPSFPWQDEALAVATHKPGVHIDLSGWSPKYFPPQLVQYANTLLKDKVLFGSDYPVLTPDRWLADFEKLPIKDEVKPKILKENAARLLGLTKP; this is encoded by the coding sequence ATGAACGTGGACGAGCTGGTCGCGATCGACGTCCACACCCACGCGGAGGTGTCGTCGAAGAAGGGCACCTCCTCGCTGGACGACGAGCTCCACGACGCCTCCTCCGCCTACTTCAAGGTCGAGGGCAAGCGGAAGCCGACCCTGGAGGAGACGGCCGCGTACTACCGCGAGCGGAAGATGGCCGCCGTGATCTTCACGGTGGACGCGGAGTCCGCGACCGGCACCGAGCCCGTCCCGAACGAGGAGGTCGCGGAGGCGGCCGCCGCCAACGCGGACGTGCTGATCCCCTTCGCCTCCATCGACCCCTTCCGCGGCAAGGCGGGCGTCAAGCAGGCCCGCCGCCTGGTCGAGGAGTACGGGGTGAAGGGCTTCAAGTTCCACCCCAGCGTCCAGGGCTTCTTCCCCAACGACCGCGCGGTGGCGTACGCCCTGTACGAGGTCATCGAGGAGACGGGCACGATCGCCCTCTTCCACACCGGCCAGACGGGCATCGGCGCGGGCGTCCCCGGCGGCGGTGGCATCCGGCTGAAGTACTCCAACCCGCTGCACGTGGACGACGTGGCCGCCGACTTCCCGCACCTCAAGATCATCCTGGCGCACCCGTCCTTCCCCTGGCAGGACGAGGCGCTGGCGGTCGCCACGCACAAGCCGGGCGTGCACATCGACCTGTCCGGCTGGTCGCCGAAGTACTTCCCGCCGCAGCTCGTGCAGTACGCGAACACCCTGCTCAAGGACAAGGTGCTCTTCGGCTCCGACTACCCCGTCCTCACCCCCGACCGCTGGCTCGCCGACTTCGAGAAGCTGCCGATCAAGGACGAGGTCAAGCCGAAGATCCTGAAGGAGAACGCCGCCCGGCTGCTCGGACTGACGAAGCCATGA
- the menE gene encoding o-succinylbenzoate--CoA ligase, which produces MRNEGLGSWPARRARKTPQRTALIHGDTSITYGELYERTTRLAHALRASGVRRGDRIAYLGPNHPSYLETLFAAGTLGAVFVPLNTRLAGPEIAYQLADSGAKALVYGPGFTGLVAGLPGDTDVRTYVETGTEYEALLAGAEAEPIDQPVTADDTCIIMYTSGTTGRPKGAMLTHGNIIWNAVNVLVDQDVITDERALVSAPLFHTAGLNMLTLPVLLKGGTCVLVEAFVPEATFDLIERHRITFMFGVPTMFDHLARHPRWADADLSSLRMLSCGGSPVPTPLIARFQERGLTFLQGYGMTEAAPGTLFLDAEHAVSKAGSAGVPHFFSDVRVVRPDMTPVDVDEPGEVVVRGPHVMPGYWGLPEETAAVFADGWFRSGDAARIDEDGYVFIVDRIKDMIISGGENIYPAEIEDQLLAHPDIVECAVIGVPDDKWGEVPRAVVVPREGCALDADEVLASLAGRLAKYKIPKSVVIADELPRTASGKLLKARVRKRYGTNS; this is translated from the coding sequence ATGCGCAATGAGGGACTGGGGTCGTGGCCCGCCCGCCGGGCCCGCAAGACCCCGCAGCGCACCGCGCTGATCCACGGCGACACGAGCATCACCTACGGGGAGCTGTACGAGCGCACCACGCGCCTCGCCCACGCCCTGCGCGCCTCCGGCGTACGACGCGGCGACCGCATCGCCTACCTGGGGCCCAACCACCCCTCGTACCTGGAGACGCTGTTCGCCGCCGGCACCCTGGGCGCGGTCTTCGTCCCGCTCAACACCCGCCTCGCCGGGCCGGAGATCGCCTACCAGTTGGCGGACTCCGGGGCCAAGGCGCTGGTGTACGGCCCCGGTTTCACCGGGCTCGTCGCGGGACTGCCGGGCGACACCGACGTCCGTACCTACGTCGAGACCGGCACGGAGTACGAGGCGCTGCTCGCCGGGGCCGAGGCCGAGCCGATCGACCAGCCCGTCACCGCCGACGACACCTGCATCATCATGTACACCTCGGGGACGACGGGCCGCCCCAAGGGCGCGATGCTCACGCACGGCAACATCATCTGGAACGCCGTCAACGTGCTCGTCGACCAGGACGTCATCACCGACGAACGCGCCCTGGTCTCCGCCCCGTTGTTCCACACGGCCGGGCTGAACATGCTCACCCTGCCGGTACTGCTCAAGGGCGGCACCTGTGTCCTGGTCGAGGCCTTCGTCCCGGAGGCCACCTTCGACCTGATCGAACGCCACCGGATCACGTTCATGTTCGGCGTGCCGACCATGTTCGACCACCTGGCCCGGCACCCGCGCTGGGCCGACGCCGACCTGTCGTCGCTGCGGATGCTGTCCTGCGGCGGCTCACCGGTGCCGACCCCGCTCATCGCCAGGTTCCAGGAGCGCGGGCTCACGTTCCTCCAGGGCTACGGGATGACGGAGGCGGCCCCCGGCACGCTCTTCCTCGACGCGGAGCACGCCGTGAGCAAGGCCGGTTCGGCGGGCGTGCCGCACTTCTTCAGCGATGTACGGGTCGTACGGCCGGACATGACCCCGGTCGACGTCGACGAGCCCGGCGAGGTCGTGGTCCGCGGACCCCATGTCATGCCCGGCTACTGGGGACTGCCCGAGGAGACGGCCGCGGTCTTCGCCGACGGCTGGTTCCGCAGCGGGGACGCCGCCCGGATCGACGAGGACGGCTATGTCTTCATCGTCGACCGCATCAAGGACATGATCATCTCCGGGGGCGAGAACATCTACCCCGCCGAGATCGAGGACCAGCTCCTCGCCCACCCCGACATCGTGGAGTGCGCGGTCATCGGCGTACCGGACGACAAGTGGGGCGAGGTGCCGCGTGCCGTGGTCGTGCCCCGGGAGGGCTGTGCCCTGGACGCCGACGAAGTCCTGGCCTCGCTGGCCGGGCGGCTCGCCAAGTACAAGATCCCGAAGTCGGTGGTGATCGCGGACGAGCTTCCCCGCACCGCCTCCGGAAAGCTCCTCAAGGCCCGGGTGCGCAAGCGCTACGGCACCAACTCTTAG